Within the Polymorphobacter megasporae genome, the region AGGAGCAGTTCGACCTGCTTCAGCGCTACCTCGGCTCACGCCACCCTGACGGCGGCATGGCGGCGATGGACGCATACGACTTTGCCGACATGGTCGAGCAGACCCCGGTCGACACCGTCGTCGTCGAATATCGCGAGCCATCGGTCGACGGACGTCCCGGGCGGCTGGTCGGCGCGTGCCTGACCGACAAGCAGACCGACGGCCTGTCGATGGTCTACAGCTTCTTCGCCACCGAGGACCCCGCGCGGCAGGGGCTCGGCACCTTCATCATCCTCGACCATATCGTCCGCGCCGGTCGCGCGGGGCTGCCGTACGTGTACCTCGGCTATTGGATCGAGGGGTGCGAGCGGATGGATTACAAGACACGGTTTGCGCCTGTCGAACGCCTCGGCCCGGGCGGCTGGCGCGGAGTTTAGGGCATGGCGTCACGTCGAACCAAAATTGTCATCCCCGCGAAGGCGGGGACCCAAAGTCACGAACGGTTGTGACTTTGAGTCCCCGCTTTCGCGGGGATGACAATTTGAGTGGGGTCATCTGGCTTACGGTCACGCCGTCGGCAGCATGGACCCGTTCGATCGAACTGACGGGCAACCCGTCAGGCGTGCGCTACAGCCGAGACCTCGCCTGCCTTCATCTCGATCGCCGCCGGGGCAGCCGCCTGCGGAGCCCGCCCGCTTTGCGCCGGATCGTTCGCGCGGATGAAGTCCTCGACGACGGGGGCGATGATCTCGCGCCAGCGGCGGCCGTTGAAGATGCC harbors:
- a CDS encoding arginyltransferase is translated as MTDQSFRFPRFFVTAPSPCPYIPGRVERKVFTELKGSDAAGMNEALSRIGFRRSQNVVYRPSCDGCSACVSVRVVAGKFTPSASQKRLLKRHADLDVSACEPWSTEEQFDLLQRYLGSRHPDGGMAAMDAYDFADMVEQTPVDTVVVEYREPSVDGRPGRLVGACLTDKQTDGLSMVYSFFATEDPARQGLGTFIILDHIVRAGRAGLPYVYLGYWIEGCERMDYKTRFAPVERLGPGGWRGV